The following coding sequences lie in one Epinephelus moara isolate mb chromosome 17, YSFRI_EMoa_1.0, whole genome shotgun sequence genomic window:
- the tmem256 gene encoding transmembrane protein 256, translating into MNASGIVRRLAALSGASAVGLGAYGAHGFKNKDPDDYQVVLFETANKYHFYHSLALLGAAHCGKPAVAGTLLVAGMGMFCGSLYHQALTGDPGLRKVAPMGGVAMIVGWLSMIL; encoded by the exons ATGAACGCTTCAGGTATCGTCCGAAGGTTAGCAGCTCTATCAGGAGCTTCGGCGGTGGGACTCGGGGCATACGGAGCTCACG GTTTCAAAAACAAAGACCCTGATGACTACCAGGTCGTG CTATTTGAAACTGCCAACAAGTACCATTTCTACCACAGCCTGGCCCTGCTGGGTGCTGCCCACTGTGGCAAACCTGCTGTG GCTGGTACCCTCTTGGTAGCGGGCATGGGGATGTTCTGTGGCTCTCTGTACCACCAGGCCCTGACAGGGGACCCCGGTCTACGCAAGGTGGCTCCCATGGGAGGTGTAGCTATGATCGTTGGCTGGCTGTCCATGATCCTCTGA